From a single Candidatus Poribacteria bacterium genomic region:
- a CDS encoding glycosyltransferase family 9 protein, giving the protein MFAPHQIHRILIIRLAPLGETVLTTPVIRALRQHFRDAYIAYMVAPTREALVSANPHLNEVLTYQTSVPKLIYQMARRKFQMAVVLQPTFRLVLHTFLARIPFRVGFKTNAGGKTLLNLAVPNNTAQHETERYLDVIRALGIEAGNTQPEVFVDRAGKAWVNNFLEDRKLNDGSPIIGLNPGAATVYRRWHASNFATLADRLHETYDAHIIITTGPREGELADQVADAMSHSPVIVNQATPMQLAALLQRCNLYISNDTGPMHLSTAVKTPTIALFGASNLIQWAPPWDRHAVVARKGCSFMKILSSREWDAYPDRARENLEAITPDTVMAAVEELTW; this is encoded by the coding sequence ATGTTTGCCCCTCATCAGATTCATCGCATTTTAATCATAAGACTTGCGCCACTCGGAGAAACCGTTCTCACAACACCTGTCATTCGTGCCTTACGCCAACACTTTCGAGATGCCTATATCGCTTATATGGTAGCCCCGACACGAGAGGCGTTAGTGTCCGCAAACCCACATCTGAACGAGGTTCTTACGTATCAAACCTCCGTGCCGAAACTCATCTATCAGATGGCTCGACGAAAATTCCAAATGGCGGTTGTGCTGCAGCCGACGTTCCGTCTCGTTCTTCACACATTTCTTGCGAGAATCCCGTTCCGTGTTGGATTCAAAACGAACGCTGGTGGAAAGACATTGCTGAATCTCGCAGTTCCGAATAATACAGCGCAGCATGAAACGGAGCGGTATCTCGATGTGATTCGCGCTTTGGGTATTGAAGCAGGGAACACTCAACCGGAAGTATTTGTGGATAGGGCAGGCAAGGCATGGGTGAACAATTTTCTTGAAGACCGAAAGCTGAATGACGGCAGCCCCATTATCGGGCTCAATCCGGGTGCCGCGACAGTCTATCGCCGATGGCATGCATCAAACTTTGCAACCCTTGCGGATCGCCTCCATGAAACATACGACGCACATATTATTATCACGACTGGACCGCGCGAAGGTGAATTAGCAGATCAGGTGGCGGACGCGATGTCCCATTCACCCGTTATTGTCAATCAGGCGACCCCGATGCAACTGGCGGCACTGCTGCAACGGTGTAATCTCTACATCAGCAACGATACAGGACCGATGCACCTCAGCACGGCTGTAAAAACGCCGACGATTGCCCTGTTCGGTGCCTCTAACCTTATCCAGTGGGCACCGCCGTGGGACCGACACGCCGTGGTCGCGCGCAAAGGGTGTTCGTTTATGAAAATACTGTCGTCCAGAGAATGGGACGCATATCCCGATCGCGCACGCGAAAATCTCGAGGCGATTACCCCAGATACGGTTATGGCAGCAGTTGAGGAACTCACATGGTAA
- a CDS encoding TVP38/TMEM64 family protein, protein MKKSIIKILITVGVVATVYLVLRAYGVTDDIRLENVPKIKTWVEGFGRIAPLVYIGLYLVSTVFFLPGAPVTILAGFVFGPLWGIFYASVASIISVSVAFLIARYVARDLVEGWVKDNAQFRKIDEQVEEQGWRIVMFTRVVPIFPFNLQNYAYGLTSIRFPTYVLVSAIFMLPGTAVFVQLGGAFVRGEGNIWKTLLYLGIAGVLLLLLSLIPKLLRKYQTKL, encoded by the coding sequence ATGAAAAAGAGCATCATTAAAATTCTCATTACGGTTGGGGTCGTCGCGACTGTCTATCTCGTATTGAGAGCCTACGGCGTAACAGACGACATTCGTTTAGAAAACGTTCCGAAAATCAAAACATGGGTAGAAGGTTTTGGCAGAATTGCGCCCTTAGTCTACATTGGGCTTTATCTGGTATCCACTGTCTTTTTCCTCCCCGGTGCCCCAGTAACTATCTTGGCAGGTTTCGTCTTCGGACCCCTGTGGGGCATCTTTTACGCGTCCGTGGCTTCGATTATCTCTGTCTCTGTTGCTTTTCTAATTGCCCGCTACGTTGCTCGCGACCTCGTTGAAGGTTGGGTCAAAGACAATGCGCAATTCCGCAAAATAGATGAACAGGTTGAAGAACAAGGCTGGCGTATCGTGATGTTTACACGCGTGGTCCCGATTTTCCCATTCAATCTCCAAAACTATGCCTATGGGTTAACCAGTATTCGGTTTCCCACTTATGTACTCGTCTCTGCTATCTTCATGTTGCCGGGGACAGCAGTGTTTGTCCAGCTCGGTGGGGCATTTGTGAGGGGTGAGGGCAATATTTGGAAGACGCTCCTCTATCTTGGAATCGCTGGTGTGCTTCTGCTCTTGCTATCTTTGATTCCGAAACTCCTACGAAAATATCAAACGAAATTGTAA
- a CDS encoding CCA tRNA nucleotidyltransferase, with product MNTTTQPFQEFFDNPILRALITFAKERGVELYLVGGSVRDLWLGRQTTDIDFTLASNAIQFAKAFAATIGAIAIALEENPPTARVIVKPNSTSQPPQLSMDFAQFRAASLTDDLRLRDLTINAMAIALENVETFTRMAREQILCRVIDPCGGMKDLETGMLRFPSEQVVIADPVRLLRIYRFAAQLDFELTQEAIDLVTAYRSMLSNVAAERCRDELMKIFHVKKAHPYLQQMEVSGLLTQVVPSIEETRRTLTFLETFEENPMPPFLQTYREEIERYLREKVSVETDRRSLIKLSLLLGNNVGGIGKRLRFSRKAEQFMECLISGSETLKNIISQLTQKQINHFLRNHASDWWGILLYSAAVYPMDSAILKQIADTYYEHILPICKQGRLITGDDLIQEFHLKEGTQIGVLLKEIEDRQFDGEIRTRAEALAAVAVLIRKCP from the coding sequence ATGAACACAACTACCCAACCCTTCCAAGAATTCTTTGATAACCCGATCCTCCGGGCACTCATAACCTTCGCAAAAGAGCGAGGTGTGGAGCTCTATCTCGTCGGGGGGAGCGTGCGGGATTTGTGGCTCGGACGGCAGACGACAGATATTGATTTTACGTTGGCTTCTAATGCGATCCAGTTCGCGAAAGCGTTCGCAGCCACTATCGGAGCAATCGCTATCGCCTTAGAAGAAAATCCGCCCACAGCCCGCGTGATTGTTAAGCCGAACAGCACTTCACAACCTCCGCAGCTCAGTATGGATTTCGCACAGTTCCGAGCCGCATCACTCACTGACGACTTACGTCTCCGGGACCTGACAATTAATGCTATGGCAATTGCGCTTGAAAATGTAGAAACTTTTACACGTATGGCACGCGAACAAATCCTCTGTCGGGTAATTGACCCATGCGGTGGTATGAAAGACTTGGAGACAGGCATGCTCCGATTTCCGAGTGAGCAGGTGGTGATAGCGGATCCGGTGCGGCTTCTACGGATTTATAGATTTGCAGCACAGTTAGATTTTGAGCTCACCCAAGAGGCAATCGATCTCGTAACAGCCTATAGGTCGATGCTGTCTAATGTAGCAGCGGAACGATGTCGAGACGAACTGATGAAAATTTTTCACGTTAAGAAGGCACACCCATATTTACAACAAATGGAAGTATCAGGACTCCTCACACAGGTCGTTCCGAGCATCGAAGAGACACGTCGGACTTTGACCTTCCTTGAGACCTTCGAGGAAAATCCAATGCCTCCGTTCCTACAAACTTACCGCGAGGAAATTGAGCGCTATCTTCGAGAGAAAGTCAGTGTAGAAACCGATAGGCGTTCGCTCATCAAATTGAGTCTACTCTTGGGAAACAATGTGGGGGGTATCGGTAAACGCCTTCGATTCAGCCGAAAGGCGGAGCAGTTTATGGAATGCCTCATCTCGGGAAGCGAGACACTTAAAAACATAATCTCCCAATTGACACAGAAACAGATAAACCACTTCCTGAGAAATCATGCCTCCGATTGGTGGGGTATCCTTCTATATTCAGCGGCAGTGTATCCGATGGATTCGGCAATTCTAAAACAGATTGCTGATACTTACTATGAACACATTCTACCTATCTGTAAGCAGGGGAGACTCATCACAGGGGACGATCTGATTCAGGAGTTCCATTTGAAAGAAGGAACGCAAATTGGAGTGCTGCTGAAGGAGATTGAGGACCGTCAATTTGATGGCGAAATCCGAACCCGGGCAGAGGCATTGGCTGCGGTGGCGGTGTTAATTCGGAAGTGTCCCTAA